A genomic window from Vitis riparia cultivar Riparia Gloire de Montpellier isolate 1030 chromosome 18, EGFV_Vit.rip_1.0, whole genome shotgun sequence includes:
- the LOC117905585 gene encoding non-functional pseudokinase ZED1-like: protein MEPSSRKDCGLLLCGHNQLHGFYLPTGFYIRTIASQPRNNTDHTPSPLPKTACPANKESDGQEKGGILLEEWKLVIREAGFTLNGKSNPIRNFSIKELEQATNNYNSSLVFDRWMYSEWYKGSLEGRFVSVRKFHPVIDDAFLERVIKEITFATQLGAHKNVLKLLGCCLETQTPVLVYEYPVNGVVPLYDVIHPSADGKSRQRLPWKSRLRISGDIAHVIAYLHTAFPRAIIHREVTLSFFFLDEDCVPKLSNFFFAIALPEGRKYVVDAVMGIEGFIAPEYEMTGMVTEKVDVFSFGKLLLELLTGRDFGPLGNDGELSLDCIKTYVEDHELDGFVDASILPRGGEIHDQHQFLAVIKLALRCIMTAAEQRPTMVEIAKELRRIQRGICSNMTLTPTSSISPTDSMIQMANPLNQLIDVKLDVTNYPIWKRQVQTAIRGYGLEGFILGTREVPPELIQVEDGTQMVNPAYISYQQQDHLLASWILASMSPSFLPQLVGSDTALDIWNTVGHIFTSQSTAKIMHYKHQLQILKKGSLPMVYSTKEAEILQT from the exons ATGGAACCAAG CAGTCGGAAAGATTGTGGACTTCTACTTTGCGGTCATAATCAGCTACACGGTTTCTACCTGCCCACAGGGTTTTACATTCGCACCATTGCTTCTCAACCAAGAAATAATACAGATCATACACCTTCCCCTCTCCCCAAGACTGCCTGCCCAGCAAACAAAGAATCTGATGGCCAAGAAAAGGGAGGAATTCTTCTTGAAGAATGGAAGCTTGTTATTAGAGAAGCTGGTTTCACTTTGAATGGCAAGTCCAATCCCATCCGGAACTTCTCCATCAAAGAGCTGGAGCAAGCCACAAACAATTATAATAGCTCTCTAGTTTTTGACCGGTGGATGTATTCTGAATGGTACAAGGGTTCTCTTGAAGGCAGATTCGTTTCCGTTAGGAAGTTTCATCCTGTGATTGACGATGCTTTTCTTGAGAGGGTCATCAAGGAAATTACCTTTGCAACACAACTGGGCGCTCACAAGAATGTTTTGAAGCTCTTGGGATGCTGCTTGGAGACCCAGACCCCCGTTCTGGTTTACGAATATCCGGTCAATGGAGTGGTGCCTCTCTATGATGTGATACATCCTTCTGCAGATGGAAAAAGTAGGCAGCGTTTGCCATGGAAAAGTAGGTTAAGGATTTCAGGTGACATTGCTCATGTAATTGCATATCTCCACACTGCATTTCCGAGGGCTATCATTCATAGAGAGGTAACgctttcattcttcttcttggaTGAAGATTGTGTTCCCAAACTGTCCAATTTCTTCTTTGCTATAGCTCTTCCTGAGGGGAGAAAGTATGTGGTGGATGCAGTGATGGGCATAGAGGGGTTCATAGCACCCGAGTATGAGATGACAGGAATGGTCACAGAGAAAGTAgatgtttttagttttggtaAACTTCTTCTGGAGCTTTTAACTGGCAGGGATTTTGGGCCTTTGGGTAATGATGGGGAACTTTCTCTGGATTGCATAAAAACATATGTAGAAGACCATGAACTTGATGGTTTTGTGGATGCTAGTATTCTGCCAAGAGGAGGAGAGATCCATGACCAACACCAATTCCTAGCAGTAATAAAACTTGCTCTGAGATGCATCATGACTGCTGCTGAGCAGAGGCCAACCATGGTGGAGATTGCAAAAGAACTCAGGAGAATTCAGAG AGGCATCTGCTCAAACATGACTTTGACACCAACTTCATCAATCTCCCCTACTGATTCCATGATTCAGATGGCAAACCCTCTAAATCAGTTGATTGATGTGAAATTGGACGTTACAAACTACCCCATATGGAAACGTCAAGTTCAGACTGCAATTAGGGGTTATGGCCTTGAAGGTTTCATCCTCGGGACTCGAGAAGTTCCTCCTGAGCTTATTCAAGTTGAAGACGGCACACAGATGGTGAATCCAGCCTATATTTCCTATCAACAACAAGATCACCTTCTTGCATCATGGATTCTCGCTTCAATGAGTCCAAGCTTCCTGCCACAACTAGTTGGCAGTGATACTGCCCTAGATATCTGGAATACTGTTGGGCATATCTTTACTTCTCAATCCACAGCAAAGATCATGCACTACAAGCATCAACTTCAAATTCTGAAGAAAGGTAGCCTCCCAATGGTCTACAGTACTAAGGAGGCTGAGATTCTACAAACTTAG